The Corvus moneduloides isolate bCorMon1 chromosome 5, bCorMon1.pri, whole genome shotgun sequence genome includes a region encoding these proteins:
- the LOC116444675 gene encoding uncharacterized protein LOC116444675 — protein MMQRRRIDLLASPSPFWALLALLRQEPGMGWLPCGPDGCTTSRGPSRLEAGGGEGADKLSQVPDKHSFGPWPLKALLLLEDSGDNHLWQVYHEGLKNFLSFREGMALSAVWPIPVEQLREFLVAMESQNVPPTKIIMYMKGLSFISRMVDHPDPLPDPVICSMMSRLKRRTRCSNDEYSPVTVEVLRFLLGTLESVCSSPYECMLFRAIFTVAFFGVLHIEEMVANQQNIAQPELLYLSDLQLMEGSANLFLHTSQMGQQRYLVQLRLCKEMWLCPVEALRIYVAARPQGEGPLFVHSNSLAVTKREFLAVFRRGLRVAGLPPNQYGVHSFWLGNHNSSISWASPQSD, from the exons ATGATGCAGAGAAGAAGGATCGATCTGCTTGCTTCCCCTTCACCCttctgggcactgctggcactgctgcggCAGGAGCCCGGTATGGGGTGGCTGCCGTGTGGTCCAGATGGCTGCACCACGTCACGGGGTCCCAGTAGACTGGAGGCTGGCGgtggggaaggagctg aTAAGCTCAGCCAGGTTCCTGATAAGCATTCCTTTGGCCCTTGGCCCCTGAAGGCTCTGCTGTTACTGGAGGATTCGGGAGACAACCACTTATGGCAAGTCTACCATGAAGGCCTGAaaaactttctttcttttagagAAGGCATGGCTCTGTCTGCAGTCTGGCCAATTCCAGTCGAACAACTGAGAGAGTTTCTGGTTGCCATGGAGTCCCAGAATGTGCCTCccacaaaaataataatgtacATGAAAGGACTGTCTTTCATCTCCAGAATGGTAGATCATCCTGATCCTCTTCCAGATCCTGTTATCTGTTCCATGATGTCAAGGTTGAAACGCAGGACTCGCTGTTCAAATGATGAATACTCTCCTGTAACAGTTGAAGTGTTACGATTTCTCCTGGGAACTCTGGAGTCTGTGTGTAGCTCTCCTTATGAGTGTATGTTGTTCCGTGCCATTTTTACTGTAGCTTTTTTTGGTGTACTCCATATAGAAGAGATGGTGGCAAATCAGCAAAACATagcacagccagagctcctGTACTTGAGTGACCTCCAGCTGATGGAAGGGAGTGCAAACCTTTTTCTGCATACATCTCAAATGGGCCAGCAGAGGTATTTGGTCCAACTAAGATTATGTAAAGAGATGTGGTTATGTCCCGTTGAAGCTCTCCGTATCTATGTGGCAGCACGGCCACAGGGAGAGGGCCCTCTCTTTGTGCACTCAAATAGTCTGGCTGTGACAAAGAGGGAGTTCCTCGCTGTCTTCCGCCGTGGTCTTAGGGTTGCTGGACTTCCTCCAAACCAGTATGGCGTGCATTCCTTCTGGCTGGGGAACCATAACAGCAGTATCTCATGGGCATCCCCACAAAGTGATTAA
- the LOC116444676 gene encoding uncharacterized protein LOC116444676 has translation MLALLAREPGMEWLELSLAGQVVTSPPRRREAPRSGGGGAAGAGSEISCHQKHLLGPCPLKTLSLLEHSGDNRLWQDYLEGLKKFLVFRESMGMPAAWPIPTEQIRGFLAVESNYSSSKTLIYMAALSYLSKLTGNSDPLEDPITCCMVTGLKRRAGILRDKYLPVTIEMLRSLLGALESVCITHYECLLFRALFTVAFFGALRIGEMVAKHRNVLQPELLYLSDLQLMERKVLLFLPYSPVDQERHVISLALSGEPWVCPVLALRSYLTARSQLEGPLFVHSSFRTVTKREFLAVLRCALRLLGLCPEQYGVHSFWLGTAVTAARCGYRGEDVTRLARWPCMTPGRF, from the exons ATGCTGGCGCTGCTGGCCCGGGAGCCGGGTATGgagtggctggagctgagcctTGCTGGGCAGGTAGTCACCTCCCCGCCTCGCAGACGGGAAGCACCGCGGAGcggcgggggcggagcggcggggGCCG GAAGCGAGATCAGTTGTCATCAAAAGCATTTATTGGGACCTTGTCCTCTGAAGACTTTGTCGTTGCTGGAGCACTCAGGGGATAATAGGCTTTGGCAGGACTACCTCGAAGGACTGAAGAAATTCCTCGTCTTTAGGGAAAGCATGGGAATGCCTGCAGCCTGGCCAATTCCAACGGAGCAAATTAGAGGATTTTTGGCTGTGGAATCTAATTATTCCTCTTCGAAGACACTCATATACATGGCAGCACTCTCTTATTTATCAAAATTGACCGGTAACTCTGATCCTCTGGAAGATCCTATAACCTGTTGCATGGTGACAGGGTTGAAACGTCGAGCGGGTATCCTGAGGGATAAATACTTGCCTGTAACAATTGAGATGTTGCGATCTCTCTTAGGAGCTCTGGAGTCTGTGTGCATAACTCATTATGAATGCTTACTGTTTCGTGCTTTATTTACTGTAGCTTTTTTTGGAGCACTTCGAATAGGAGAGATGGTGGCAAAGCACCGTAATGTACTACAGCCTGAGCTGTTGTACCTGAGTGATCTCCAGCTGATGGAGAGGAAAGTGTTGCTTTTTCTGCCTTATTCTCCTGTGGATCAGGAGAGACATGTCATCAGCCTGGCGCTGTCTGGAGAGCCATGGGTGTGCCCTGTTTTGGCCCTCCGGAGCTATTTGACAGCTCGTTCACAGCTGGAAGGGCCACTCTTTGTGCACTCCAGCTTTAGGACTGTAACGAAGAGAGAGTTCCTGGCCGTTCTCCGATGTGCCCTGCgcctgctggggctgtgtccGGAGCAGTACGGCGTGCATTCCTTCTGGCTGGGgactgctgtcactgctgcgCGCTGCGGGTATCGCGGGGAAGATGTCACTCGCCTGGCAAGATGGCCCTGTATGACCCCAGGAAGATTCTAA